One Podarcis muralis chromosome Z, rPodMur119.hap1.1, whole genome shotgun sequence DNA segment encodes these proteins:
- the MAP7D3 gene encoding MAP7 domain-containing protein 3: MAEGNGAATGPETLAASPPPLPPLRGLREKMVAAAQVLAEERRSQSGASPVPLQSPAGMKSSTRPVIDGSTLRTEERQRLARERREEREKQQAAKETQILEKEKKAKLQYEKQMEERQRRLKEQKLKEQQRRVAVEEKRKQKLEEDKERYEAVLHRTLERSQRLETRQKRWSWGGSVTDSDGGCADNCFHSFGPLLFPDASSKTTLATTTAEEAARILAEKRRLAREQRERKDQERAQREEEERIRKEEVAKQALEKQAQLEEALQELEDERRAGEEEPQRQAEQEEQEKIAELQLQREEAEAKALEEAEKQRQEREQIVQRNKQERLERKKRIEEIMRRTRKAEQNDAKNDDKSNEEDEGVEEDEELGLEKQDQPEKAKYDSSLEDGPEAVCDLAASEDGSKMEPDSVFVNGDDEEEVDRRNDDGGGNSMYLTQVKEASPPAEETVVENSEISCVNEEDRSTGFLSNLNGKSTTWNFEEIIELGVHPKTTMAADKATQSLKDAAVVPASPRLAFEEESPVNSLTKPIETASEL, translated from the exons ATGGCGGAGGGCAACGGCGCCGCCACGGGCCCCGAGACCCTCGCCGCCTCGCCTCCGCCTCTGCCGCCCCTGAGGGGGCTCCGAGAGAAGATGG TTGCTGCAGCCcaggtgttagcagaagaaagaagaagccaAAGTGGTGCTAGTCCTGTTCCACTCCAATCTCCAGCTGGTATGAAATCTTCAACCAGGCCAG TGATCGATGGttccactttgagaacagaagaGAGACAAAGGCTGGCCAGGGAACGGAGAGAGGAGCGCGAGAAGCAGCAAG CTGCCAAAGAAACTCAGATATTGGAAAAGGAGAAGAAGGCCAAGCTACAGTATGAGAAGCAaatggaggagaggcagagacGACTGAAGGAACAGAAGTTGAAGGAGCAACAAAGGAGAGTAGCAGTAGAGGAAAAGCGGAAACAGAAGCTGGAGGAGGACAAG GAGCGCTATGAGGCGGTGCTGCATCGCACCCTGGAGCGGAGCCAGCGGCTGGAAACTCGACAGAAGAGATGGTCCTGGGGCGGCTCTGTGACTGATTCAGACG GCGGTTGCGCCGACAACTGTTTCCATTCATTCGGACCCCTTCTTTTTCCAGATGCAAGTAGCAAAACCACTCTGGCAACCACCACGGCCGAAGAGGCGGCGAGGATCTTGGCCGAGAAGCGCCGTCTTGCAAGGGAGCAGAGGGAGCGCAAAGACCAGGAGAGAGCtcaaagagaagaggaggaaag GATCAGAAAGGAAGAAGTCGCCAAGCAAGCCCTTGAGAAGCAGGCCCAGCTGGAAGAGGCCCTCCAGGAACTGGAAGACgagaggagggcaggggaagaggAGCCGCAAAGGCAGGCCGAGCAGGAGGAGCAGGAGAAGATAGCCGAGCTCCAGCTTCAG CGCGAAGAGGCCGAGGCAAAAGCTCTGGAGGAAGCCGAGAAGCAGCGTCAGGAACGGGAGCAGATTGTGCAGCGGAACAAGCAAGAGCGGCTAGAGAGGAAAAAG AGAATAGAAGAAATAATGAGGAGGACCCGGAAGGCAGAGCAGAACGACGCCAAG AACGACGACAAGTCCAATGAGGAGGATGAAGGCGTTGAAGAAGACGAGGAGCTGGGCCTCGAAAAGCAAGATCAGCCTG aaaAGGCAAAATATGACTCCTCCCTCGAAGACGGTCCAGAGGCTGTGTGCGATTTGGCCGCGTCGGAAGACGGATCAAAAATGGAACCGGACAGTGTCTTTGTAAATGGGGATGATGAGGAGGAGGTTGACCGGAGGAACGACGATGGTGGTGGGAATTCGATGTATTTGACTCAGGTGAAAGAAGCTAG TCCTCCAGCAGAGGAAACGGTTGTTGAGAACTCTGAAATCTCGTGCGTTAATGAAGAGGATCGCTCAACTGGATTTCTGTCTAACCTGAATGGGAAATCTACGACGTGGAATTTTGAAGAAATCATTGAACTCGGCGTCCATCCCAAGACAACCATGGCTGCAGACAAAGCCACCCAGAGCTTGAAAGATGCCGCTGTTGTACCTGCGAGTCCCAGGCTGGCTTTTGAAGAAGAAAGTCCCGTGAATTCCTTGACCAAACCGATAGAGACCGcatcag